The Cucumis melo cultivar AY chromosome 6, USDA_Cmelo_AY_1.0, whole genome shotgun sequence genome includes a region encoding these proteins:
- the LOC103484177 gene encoding AT-hook motif nuclear-localized protein 20-like: IFFEGLIDSINLANPWWTTQVGLSGVDHHHHHHHPAAINSPIFKQSDENSGGSREDDDDDNNRDEPKEGAVEAGTRRPRGRPPGSKNKPKPPIFVTRDSPNALRSYVLEVAAGSDVADSIAQFARKRQRGVCVLSATGLVANVTLRQPAAPGSVMPLQGRFEILSLTGAFLPGPAPPGSTGLTVYLSGGQGQVVGGSVVGSLVAAGPIMVIAATFANATYERLPLEDPDEHEVGSGSASHGGPRSPPPEIRATGGGQMPAGMPEPTLPLYNLLPDMIPNGVQLGHDGYAYVRPPY; encoded by the coding sequence atattttttgagGGTTTAATTGATTCTATAAATCTGGCGAATCCTTGGTGGACCACTCAGGTGGGGTTGTCCGGGGttgatcatcatcatcatcatcaccaCCCGGCCGCGATTAATTCACCCATCTTCAAACAAAGCGATGAAAACAGCGGCGGAAGCCGAGAAGATGACGACGACGACAACAATCGCGACGAGCCAAAAGAAGGAGCCGTGGAAGCCGGAACACGGAGGCCAAGAGGGCGTCCACCTGGATCTAAAAACAAACCAAAACCCCCAATCTTTGTCACACGTGATAGTCCCAACGCTCTCCGGAGCTACGTTTTAGAGGTCGCTGCCGGATCCGACGTGGCCGATTCCATCGCTCAATTCGCTCGTAAACGCCAGCGTGGCGTTTGTGTCCTCAGTGCAACCGGCTTAGTCGCTAACGTCACCTTACGTCAGCCCGCCGCTCCCGGTTCCGTAATGCCACTCCAAGGAAGGTTCGAGATTCTTTCGTTAACCGGTGCTTTTTTACCCGGTCCAGCTCCACCTGGCTCAACGGGTCTCACAGTTTACTTGTCCGGCGGTCAGGGCCAGGTCGTCGGTGGGAGCGTGGTTGGATCGCTTGTGGCTGCCGGACCTATTATGGTAATTGCAGCTACTTTTGCTAATGCAACTTATGAAAGGTTGCCTCTTGAAGATCCCGACGAACATGAAGTTGGAAGTGGCTCCGCCTCACACGGTGGTCCTAGAAGTCCTCCGCCGGAAATTAGAGCCACTGGAGGAGGGCAGATGCCAGCTGGGATGCCGGAACCCACTTTGCCCTTGTATAATTTACTGCCAGATATGATTCCCAACGGCGTTCAGCTTGGCCACGACGGGTATGCTTATGTCCGACCGCcgtattga